A genome region from Brassica oleracea var. oleracea cultivar TO1000 chromosome C2, BOL, whole genome shotgun sequence includes the following:
- the LOC106322932 gene encoding probable histone chaperone ASF1A, translating into MSAINITNVTALDNPAPFVSPFQFEISYECLTSLKDDLEWKLIYVGSAEDETYDQTLESVLVGPVNVGNYRFVLQADPPDPSKIREEDIIGVTVLLLTCSYMGQEFLRVGYYVNNDYEDEQLREEPPTKVLIDKVQRNILSDKPRVTKFPINFHPEDEQTATAPPPEPSDEQPDVNDASQVSPDQPPKPLESPQES; encoded by the exons ATGAGTGCCATCAACATCACAAACGTCACCGCCTTGGACAACCCAGCGCCTTTTGTCAGCCCTTTTCAGTTCGAGATTTCGTACGAGTGCCTAACATCTCTCAAAGACG ATTTGGAATGGAAACTTATCTACGTAGGCTCAGCAGAAGATGAGACTTATGATCAAACTCTAGAGAGTGTGCTTGTTGGGCCTGTTAATGTTGGCAACTACCGCTTTGTATTGCAG GCTGATCCTCCGGATCCATCAAAGATCCGCGAGGAAGACATCATAGGTGTCACGGTGCTGTTGTTGACATGTTCTTACATGGGTCAAGAGTTCTTGAGAGTTGGGTATTACGTCAACAATGACTATGAAGATGAGCAACTCAGGGAAGAGCCTCCAACTAAGGTTTTGATTGATAAAGTCCAGAGGAACATACTCTCCGACAAGCCTAGAGTAACTAAGTTCCCTATAAATTTTCATCCAGAAGACGAGCAAACTGCTACCGCTCCTCCTCCTGAACCATCTGATGAACAACCTGATGTCAATGACGCATCTCAAGTTTCACCTGACCAGCCACCAAAACCACTGGAGTCTCCCCAGGAATCATGA
- the LOC106320985 gene encoding uncharacterized protein LOC106320985, which produces MIGMRCIVFNCEWYDNVVGRGVSTDAFGVTSVHSRRRLDFYDPFILASQADQVCYIRYPRIRQRNDPWIVVMSINPRSRVQGVFDPLQQQLTEEDGEIGEFDEDNSDSSCSSSDNSSDGE; this is translated from the exons ATGATTGGCATGAGATGTATTGTCTTCAACTGTGAGTGGTACGACAACGTTGTTGGTCGCGGAGTAAGCACTGACGCATTCGGTGTTACATCTGTACATTCGCGACGACGACTGGATTTTTACGATCCATTCATTCTTGCTTCACAAGCTGACCAG GTTTGCTATATTCGTTATCCGCGGATTAGGCAAAGGAACGATCCTTGGATCGTTGTCATGTCAATAAATCCCAGAAGCCGAGTACAAGGAGTATTTGATCCACTACAACAACAATTAACCGAAGAGGACGGCGAGATTGGAGAGTTTGACGAAGACAATTCAGATTCATCATGTTCATCATCAGATAATTCCTCAGATGGAGAGTAG
- the LOC106320975 gene encoding uncharacterized protein LOC106320975: MGTPYNFRSWLDQPHMDPNTNLLTEEYARGIQEFMGVVQSQPEARTSKYLLCPCSTCKNNIRVKKMEVWSHLYLKGFTRGYKIWYLHGERFEYGSSSEPQTADRLDEPTTDVDFGIGTVQMVYDAYGENLPSGEEEGDRQEQPNVENFPCEEEGEREQPNLEARRFFEMLDAAKQPLYQGCKDGHSPLSSASRLMALKTDYNLAEECVDAIADFVKDVLPEDNLAPGSYYEVQKLVAGLGLPYQVIDVCIDNCMIYWRADENRERCKFCRKPRYQDTTGRVPVPYKRMWYLPLTERLKRLYQSERTAEPMRWHAEHLTNGEITHPSDAEAWKHFQSTYPEFASEVRNVYLALCTDGFSPFGKHGRQYSLWPVILTPYNLPPHLCMRREFLFLSILVPGPDHPKRSLDVFLQPLIYELQLLWEHGVHTYDVSRKENFQMRAVLMWTISDFPAYGMLSGWTTHGRLSCPYCQDNTDAFQLKNGRKTCWFDCHRRFLPHDHPYRKSKTLFTKNKRVFDSPPEEVSGKKLKEQLRDFGADRTPDVGGNGHEPIYGVGENHNWHKKSIFWDLPYWETHLLRHCLDVMHIEKNFFDNLMNTILDVQGKTKDNLKSRLDLVDICARPELHVDEHGKGPIPIYRLDATAKEEFFDWITHSVKFPDGYASSLRNCVDKSEGKFTGLKSHDCHVMMQRLLPFAFSALLPRNVHEATAGISAFFRDLCSRSLTSDGIRNLEVKIPVILCNLEKIFPPSFFDVMEHLAIHLAREAALGGPVQYRWMYLYERFMFHLKKKVKNLSKVEGSIVAQCINEETSNFAEYYFPSEVRTKSRRPARHDDRGERATYYVYVPNMFTQIGRHSGKSTDRILTVAEHAHLHTYLLTNCEDILEYESIYLAEMRLKYPDATEEQLEQLKQNNFATWLSDYVSHCLAIGHPPKDWLREIVCGPKFVAKSYPRYCTRGYAFRVLKENTVRRTIDCGVSSSSGDDVYYGNVREILEIQYPGMIGMRCIVFNCEWYDNVVGRGVSTDAFGVTSVHSRRRLDFYDPFILASQADQVCYIRYPRIRQRNDPWIVVMSINPRSRVQGVFDPLQQQLTEEDGEIGEFDEDNSDSSCSSSDNSSDGE; encoded by the exons ATGGGTACTCCTTATAATTTCCGTTCTTGGTTAGATCAACCTCATATGGATCCAAATACAAATTTACTTACGGAGGAATACGCACGTGGTATTCAAGAATTCATGGGGGTGGTTCAAAGTCAACCGGAAGCAAGAACAAGTAAGTATTTATTATGTCCATGTTCTACTTGTAAGAATAATATCCGTGTCAAAAAAATGGAAGTATGGAGTCATTTATATTTGAAAGGATTTACACGTGGTTATAAGATTTGGTATCTTCATGGAGAAAGATTTGAGTATGGTAGTAGTAGCGAACCTCAAACTGCCGATAGGTTAGATGAACCTACCACGGATGTAGATTTTGGGATAGGGACTGTTCAGATGGTATATGATGCATATGGAGAAAATTTACCGTCGGGTGAAGAGGAAGGAGATAGACAAGAACAACCCAATGTAGAAAATTTCCCATGTGAAGAGGAAGGCGAACGAGAACAACCCAATCTAGAAGCCAGAAGATTTTTTGAAATGTTAGATGCAGCTAAGCAGCCATTGTATCAAGGATGTAAAGATGGGCATTCACCTTTATCATCCGCAAGTCGATTGATGGCGCTAAAGACTGACTATAATTTGGCTGAAGAATGTGTGGATGCGATTGCAGATTTTGTTAAAGATGTTCTTCCTGAAGATAATCTTGCACCTGGCTCATATTATGAGGTACAAAAATTGGTCGCTGGTCTTGGCTTACCATATCAGGTGATAGATGTATGCATCGATAACTGCATGATTTACTGGAGAGCAGATGAGAACAGGGAGAGATGTAAATTCTGTCGGAAACCTCGTTATCAGGATACGACTGGAAGAGTTCCGGTGCCATACAAACGAATGTGGTATTTGCCGTTGACTGAAAGATTAAAGAGGTTATATCAGTCTGAACGAACAGCAGAACCAATGAGATGGCATGCTGAGCACTTAACAAATGGTGAGATAACACATCCTTCCGATGCAGAGGCGTGGAAGCATTTTCAATCAACATATCCAGAATTTGCATCTGAGGTAAGAAATGTGTATCTTGCATTATGCACAGATGGTTTCAGTCCATTTGGAAAGCATGGAAGACAATATTCATTGTGGCCGGTAATCTTGACACCTTACAACTTACCACCACATTTGTGTATGCGACGGGAGTTTTTGTTCCTCTCAATTCTCGTTCCCGGGCCAGATCATCCTAAGAGATCACTGGATGTGTTTCTTCAGCCATTGATATATGAGCTGCAATTATTATGGGAGCACGGTGTTCATACATACGATGTTTCGCGGAAAGAGAATTTTCAGATGCGAGCAGTACTTATGTGGACAATAAGTGATTTTCCAGCATATGGTATGTTATCTGGATGGACCACGCATGGGAGGCTATCATGTCCTTATTGCCAAGACAACACAGATGCTTTCCAACTAAAAAATGGTCGGAAAACGTGTTGGTTTGACTGTCACAGGAGATTTCTACCACACGATCATCCATATCGTAAGAGTAAGACATTGTTTACAAAGAACAAGAGGGTGTTTGACAGTCCACCTGAAGAAGTAAGTGGCAAAAAGTTGAAGGAACAATTAAGAGATTTTGGTGCAGATAGAACGCCAGACGTGGGTGGAAACGGACATGAACCGATTTATGGTGTAGGGGAAAATCATAATTGGCATAAGAAGAGTATCTTCTGGGATTTGCCCTATTGGGAGACTCATTTGTTGCGGCACTGTTTAGATGTCATGCATATTGAGAAGAACTTTTTCGACAATTTGATGAACACCATCCTTGATGTCCAAGGCAAGACGAAGGATAACTTGAAGTCAAGACTGGATTTGGTTGATATTTGTGCTCGTCCCGAACTTCATGTTGATGAGCACGGTAAAGGTCCTATTCCCATATATCGACTGGATGCAACTGCAAAAGAAGAGTTTTTTGATTGGATAACACACAGTGTTAAATTTCCAGACGGTTATGCATCAAGTTTGCGTAATTGTGTTGACAAAAGTGAAGGGAAGTTTACTGGCTTGAAGAGCCATGATTGTCATGTAATGATGCAGCGCCTCCTTCCTTTTGCGTTTTCCGCACTATTGCCACGAAATGTCCACGAAGCAACCGCAG GGATAAGTGCTTTCTTCCGTGATTTATGCTCGAGATCACTCACATCAGATGGTATCCGCAATTTGGAAGTTAAAATACCGGTGATCCTATGCAACCTCGAGAAGATATTTCCTCCATCATTTTTTGATGTTATGGAGCATCTTGCTATTCATCTTGCGAGAGAAGCGGCACTCGGTGGTCCCGTGCAGTACAGGTGGATGTATTTGTACGAACGGTTTATGTTTCATCTGAAGAAGAAGGTCAAGAATTTAAGCAAGGTGGAGGGATCAATAGTGGCTCAGTGCATCAATGAGGAAACCTCAAACTTTGCTGAATACTACTTTCCATCAGAAGTTCGAACAAAAAGTCGAAGACCTGCACGGCATGATGATAGAGGTGAAAGGGCAACTTATTATGTTTATGTGCCAAACATGTTTACACAAATTGGACGACATAGTGGAAAGTCAACGGACCGGATACTTACAGTGGCTGAGCATGCTCATTTGCACACATATTTGCTTACAAACTGCGAAGACATTCTTGAATATGAGAG TATTTACTTGGCAGAGATGCGCTTAAAGTACCCGGATGCGACAGAAGAACAACTCGAACAACTCAAGCAAAACAACTTTGCAACATGGCTTTCTGATTAT GTAAGCCATTGTTTAGCTATTGGGCACCCACCTAAAGATTGGTTACGTGAGATAGTTTGTGGTCCAAAGTTTGTTGCAAAGTCATATCCGAGATATTGCACACGAGGATATGCATTCAGAGTTCTTAAGGAAAATACTGTAAGGAGAACAATTGATTGTGGGGTTTCTTCGTCATCCGGAGACGATGTCTACTACGGTAACGTACGCGAGATTTTGGAAATTCAGTACCCGGGAATGATTGGCATGAGATGTATTGTCTTCAACTGTGAGTGGTACGACAACGTTGTTGGTCGCGGAGTAAGCACTGACGCATTCGGTGTTACATCTGTACATTCGCGACGACGACTGGATTTTTACGATCCATTCATTCTTGCTTCACAAGCTGACCAG GTTTGCTATATTCGTTATCCGCGGATTAGGCAAAGGAACGATCCTTGGATCGTTGTCATGTCAATAAATCCCAGAAGCCGAGTACAAGGAGTATTTGATCCACTACAACAACAATTAACCGAAGAGGACGGCGAGATTGGAGAGTTTGACGAAGACAATTCAGATTCATCATGTTCATCATCAGATAATTCCTCAGATGGAGAGTAG